In the genome of uncultured Sphaerochaeta sp., the window CTCTCCCTTGATCAGCTCATTATGGGTATAGAGGGTCCAGGAACCGGGGGCTGCCCCCACGTCCAATACGGTGTTCCCTTTTCTCACGAGGTTGAAGGTCTGCTGAAGTTCTTCCAGCTTGTAGACGGAACGGGCAGGGTAGCCCTCTTTGTGTGCACGTTTGGTGTAGGAGTCTGCACGGTCCCTTCTGCTGGTTGCCATAGTTTGACTATAGCAAACTATCAGGTCTATCGGAAGGGTGGGGTGCAGACAAAAAGATGGTGCCAGCGGTATTTGTGGGGTGGGGAGAGAGAACCGCTGGCACCAAAGAAATCACACTTTAAGGAGGTTTGAAAAAAACTGTTGCTCTGTTCTGCAAATACTAATGCAAGAGCCGTGCCAACTCTAGAAAAATATACTATTGGTACAGTAAAATTACAAAAAGACAGGGAAATGAAGTGCTTGTGCAGAAATGGACTGTGAAAAAAAGTAACACTATTTCAAAATTTCACACATCACTGGTTGTCAGGACAAAAGGAAGGGTGCCAAAAGCTGATTGGAAAATCTTTTGGCACCCTGTCGGTATGAAAAAGGAGGAGTATGAAAAAAATTGTGTTGCTCTGTTCTGTCTATTCTAATGCAACAACCGTGCCAACTCATAATCCCTCTTTCACGCTTGCATTTCCGTATTGCTGGTCGAAAAAGTGTGTAGCGTTTGCACACCTTTCAAATTATGTGCAATTTTTGCGCAATTGACGATTTCTTACACACTTACTATTGTATGCACATGAAAACGACCAATCTCATCAACCGGAGATTCCGGGATGCAACCTATAAAAATTACTCGCTCAAACTGGTGGTGATCAATGTCTTGGTCTATCTGCTTACGGCATTCGTGTATCCGCGAAGCACATACTATCTTGCCATGATTCCTTCCTTTGTCCTGGGCGGATATCTGTGGCAGCCGTTCACCTACATGTTTGTCCATGGGGGCTTCAGCCATCTTCTTTTCAACATGCTCAGCCTCTTTATCTTCGGGTCCATGGTTGAGAAGCGTATCGGCAGCAAGGAGTTTTTGCTCTTCTATCTCCTTACCGGCGTGTTCAGTGGAATTGTGAGCTTCATCAGCTACTATCTGGCCGGCACCAATGTCATTCTGGTCGGTGCTTCGGGGGCCATCTACGGGGTGCTCCTGATGTTTGCGGTCTTCTATCCCTATTCGGTCATTTTCGTGTTTGGGTTCATTCCGGTACGGGCTCCGATCCTGGTCATTCTCTACGCAGTCATCGAGCTATCCAGCCATGTCTTTGGGCGTGGTGGCAACGTGGCACACCTCACCCATCTCAGTGGTCTGGTGTTTGGGTATCTCTATTGCAGAATCAGGATGCGGATCAATCCGATTGAAGTCTTCCGCCGTACGCTCTAGTCCAAGAGCCCGTAGCGGGTTCTGATCTCCGCATACCCTTTCTTGATGACGTCATAGATGAGAGTGAGCTTCTGGTCATGGTGGATGAAGGCTGACTTCATCGCATTGATCGTTATCTTCTCAAGATCCCGGATGTTCAGATTATAGTGCTGTACAGCCAGTTCCATCTCCTTCGTAAGATTTGTATCACTCATCAGGCGGTTGTCGCTGCAGAGGAAGACACGGAACTTATTGCGGAAAAAGAGCGGGAAGGGATGGCTTGCATAGTCCTTGGCAGCTCCGGTGCCTACGTTGCTGGTCAGGCACATCTCCATGGGGATTCTCCGGTCAAGGATGAAGTTGGCCAATGATCCCATGTTCTCGATGCGATTCCCATCAAGATTCATATCCTCAACCAAACGGGTTCCGTGACCGATGCGGTGCGCCCCGCAAAGCTGCACAGCCTGCCAGATGGATTCAACCCCGAAGGCTTCCCCTGCGTGGATGGTGATATTGAAATTCTTGTTCCGGATGAACTGGAAGGCATCCAGATGTTTCTTCGGTGGGTAGCCGATTTCATCGCCGGCAAGGTCAAAGCCAACCACCCCGCGGTCGGCAAATGCAACAGCAAGCTCGGCAATGGTGTGGCTTACGGTCGGGCTTTGGTTGCGCATCGCACACAGAATGAGGCCGGTGGGCATCCCTGTATGGCGGGTTCCCATCTGCAGCCCATCCAGAACCGCCTGCACCACTTGTTCCAGCGAGAGGCCATTGGTTACATGGAGAATGGGGGCAAAGCGGATCTCTGCGTAGCAGACATGTTCCTTGGCAAGGTCTTCAACCGCCTCAAAGGCAATTCGTTTCAACGCCTCAGCGGTCTGCATCACCTGTGTGGTGACGCTGAAGGTCTGCAAATAGAGAGAAAGGCTTTTTTGTTTGCATCCCCGGACGAACCAGTCGTGCAACTTCTGGGGATCTTCGCTGGGAAGTTGTACATGTTGGTCTTTGGCCAATTCCAGGATGGTCTGGATCCTGAGTCCACCGTCAAGATGATCATGCAGTTCCACTTTGGGAACTTGCTGGATGATTTCCTTGGTTACCATGCACCTATCATACAGCATCTTTGCACGATGACGCAAATCCTAAAGCAGACAAACAATGACAGTGGCATGCAAAAAGGGTTAAAACACGGCTTGACCCTGTACAAAATGCAGAAAACTTGAAATACTGCATATAACTAAGTATAAATCAAACAATGAGTAAGGAGATATTCTGCCATGGCTAAACGTGAGGAAGCCCTGAATAGGAAGTTGCTTGCTGCTGCTGTATCTGCTACCAAGGTCAAGGAGATCAAGAGTCTTTTGGACCAAGGGGCTGACATCCATACCCAGAATGAGTGGGGCCTTACTCCCATTATGCTAGCTGCCCAGTACAACCCCTCGGTGAATGTGATGAAGGCCTTGCTTGAGGCGGGTGCTGATATCCAGGAAGCAGAACCGAAGTATCGCTCCAATGCATTGCATCTTGCTGCCAACAAGAGCACAAGCCCCAAGATCATTGAGGAACTGCTGGAGGCTGGTGCTGATCTGAATGCCCGCAACTACTTGGGGGAAACAGCCCTGATCATGGCCGTGAACACCAATCCCGAGACCCGTGTCATCTCTGCCTTGCTGAAGGCGGGTGCTGATATCAATGCACGTGACTATCAGGGCCACTCGGTGCTCGAGTATGCCAAGGCTGCCAAGCGGACCTACATTGTCAACCAGCTGAAGAAGATGGGTGCCAACTGAGCAGAAAAGTAAATGACTGATACAAAACAGCAGGTTCCTTTGCCAAAGCAAGGGAACCTGTTCTTCATCATGTGGCTGATCTTCGTCAATATCTCAGCTTTCAGGAGAAATACTGCTTGGTGTACTCCATCCAGAAGGCCTGGTCCTGGGGTGGCTTGAAGTACTGCCCATACTCCTTGAGTACCTTCTCTCCCATTCTCCTGAGCCCTCCGTTGAGGTGCTTGCCAAGAATCAGGTCAATGGACTCCGTTCTTCCGGCCTTGATCTCCTCAAGCAGTTCCAAGTGGTTTCCCACAATCTGCTCATACTTTTGGGTAGCGACGAAATCGAGCATACGGAAGCGGGTGTAATGGATCTCCTGTTGCTGGATCAGGTTCCAGATGCCGCTGCATTTGCAGGCAGCAAACCAGAAGGCATGCATCTCGCTGTCCAGGGAGTAGAACTCATTGATGTTCACATCGTTTTGGCTGATGTAGATCTGTTGTTTGCGGATGTTGTGTTCCAACTCCTCCAAAAGAAAGGCATCCGGCTTGCTGTTGATGAAATCCACGAGGATCTGGCCTTCGACTTTTGTCCGCATATGGATCATCTGGTGAATGTAATCGAGGTCGAGGAGACTGGCATAGACGCCTTTGTAGGGAAGGATGTCCACCAAGCCCAAGTCTGCAAGACGTTGGAAAGCTGCACGTACCGGAGGCCTGGATGAACCGAAACGTTCACATACGGCGCTTTCCAGAATCTGCTCTCCCGGTTTGATCGTGAGGTCGAGCAGTTCATGCTTGAGGCTTGAGAAGATATCAAGATTGGTTCCATTCTGGGCTGTTTCTGGCATCTATCGGGTCCTTATCGTCAAAGTCTGCATGCAATAAGTATAGCAAACCATTAGGTATTCTGAAATGATAATTTCGAAGGGTTGACCCAAAGAGTGGAAAATACTCTTTGGGTCAAATTGATGATTACGGCTGCTTGCCGATGTAGGCGAGGATGCCCCCGTCCACATACAGCACATGCCCGTTGACGAAGTCGCTTGCCTTGGAGGCGAGGAAGAGAGCAGGACCCTCAAGGTCCTCGGTGTTCCCCCAGCGCTCGGCAGGCGTCTTGGCCACGATGAACGAGTCGAACGGGTGGCGGCTCCCGTCGGCCTGCCGCTCGCGCAGCGGGGCCGTCTGCGGCGTCGCTATGTACCCAGGCCCGATCCCGTTGCACTGGATGTTGTACTTGCCGTACTCGCTGGCGATGTTGCGCGTCAGCATCTTCAGCCCGCCCTTGGCGGCGGCGTACGCGCTCACCGTCTCGCGCCCAAGCTCGCTCATCATCGAGCAGATGTTGATGATCTTCCCGCTTTGCCTCTCCATCATCGACGGCAGCACCGCCTTGGATACGATGAACGGCGCAGTCAGGTCGATGTCGATCACCTTGCGCCAGTCAGAGGCAGCCATCTCGTGCATCGGGATGCGCCTGATGATCCCGGCGTTGTTCACCAGGATGTCCACAGGACCCAGGTCCTTTCCGATCTTGGCGACCGTCTCCTGCACCGCGGCCTCGTCGGTCACGTCGCACACGTAGCCCTTCGCCTCGATGCCCGCCTCCCGGTACGCCTCAAGCCCCTTCTCCACCAGCTCCCCGCTGATGTCGTTGAACGCTATCCTCGCTCCGGCAGCCGCATACGCACTCGCGATCGCAAACCCGATCCCGTAGCTCGCACCGGTCACCCATGCTACCTTGCCTTCCAATGAGAACATCTCTTGCTTCATTTGGACTCCTGCTCAGCACGATACGGATTGATCGCCTGTTCCTTCATCGTCTTGAGTGCTGCACCCAGATGGTACATGTCATTGCCCAGGATGAGCATCGTGATTCCCTTCCTGATGGCTGCCTCAATCGATTCCTTGGTGGCAGGGACCACCGGGCACATCACCTGGATGCCACGTTTTGCACATCCTTCGGCCAGCTTCGCATAGGCATCGGCCACCCGGGTATCTTCGGTTGCATACCCGACCTTGGCTCCGATGGAGAGTGAGTAGTCGATGGGTCCGAAGTTGACTGCATCCACACCCGGTACATCCAGGATCTCGTCGATATTGTCGGTGAACTCGAAGTCCTCATCCATGGGGATGACAAGTGTATCCTCGTTGCTTTTCTGCGTGTACTCGTTCCAGGAGAATCCAGGGCCACCGAAGTTGGCACTGCGTACACAGGATTCGCCACCCCGTCTGCCCATCGGGGGAAATTTTGCTCCCTTGATGATCTCATGCACATCCTCGGCGGTGCGGGTATGGGGAACAACAACCCCTTCTGCACCCATTTCCAGGACCTTGCGAATCTCCACCTCATCGGTACTGGTTACCCGTACCACCGAGGGGATACCGGCAAGCTTTGCTGCCATGATGAGCTTTTCCATGTTGTTCGGGCCGTCAAGGGTGCAATGTTCCAAATCAAGATAGACAAAGTCATATCCATAATTTCCGATGGTTTCCACAGCACAGGCTGCTCCGGTAAAACAGGTGATGCCGAATACCGGACCTTTTTTCATACGTTCGCGAAGTGTCATAGTGACTCCTTTTCCTGACAAGCAGGATAGTTGACCGTGTTATAAGAGTGAGGGGAGCAAGAGACTTACCGATGGCAC includes:
- a CDS encoding aldolase/citrate lyase family protein; protein product: MTLRERMKKGPVFGITCFTGAACAVETIGNYGYDFVYLDLEHCTLDGPNNMEKLIMAAKLAGIPSVVRVTSTDEVEIRKVLEMGAEGVVVPHTRTAEDVHEIIKGAKFPPMGRRGGESCVRSANFGGPGFSWNEYTQKSNEDTLVIPMDEDFEFTDNIDEILDVPGVDAVNFGPIDYSLSIGAKVGYATEDTRVADAYAKLAEGCAKRGIQVMCPVVPATKESIEAAIRKGITMLILGNDMYHLGAALKTMKEQAINPYRAEQESK
- a CDS encoding adenosine deaminase, whose translation is MVTKEIIQQVPKVELHDHLDGGLRIQTILELAKDQHVQLPSEDPQKLHDWFVRGCKQKSLSLYLQTFSVTTQVMQTAEALKRIAFEAVEDLAKEHVCYAEIRFAPILHVTNGLSLEQVVQAVLDGLQMGTRHTGMPTGLILCAMRNQSPTVSHTIAELAVAFADRGVVGFDLAGDEIGYPPKKHLDAFQFIRNKNFNITIHAGEAFGVESIWQAVQLCGAHRIGHGTRLVEDMNLDGNRIENMGSLANFILDRRIPMEMCLTSNVGTGAAKDYASHPFPLFFRNKFRVFLCSDNRLMSDTNLTKEMELAVQHYNLNIRDLEKITINAMKSAFIHHDQKLTLIYDVIKKGYAEIRTRYGLLD
- a CDS encoding gluconate 5-dehydrogenase, with protein sequence MKQEMFSLEGKVAWVTGASYGIGFAIASAYAAAGARIAFNDISGELVEKGLEAYREAGIEAKGYVCDVTDEAAVQETVAKIGKDLGPVDILVNNAGIIRRIPMHEMAASDWRKVIDIDLTAPFIVSKAVLPSMMERQSGKIINICSMMSELGRETVSAYAAAKGGLKMLTRNIASEYGKYNIQCNGIGPGYIATPQTAPLRERQADGSRHPFDSFIVAKTPAERWGNTEDLEGPALFLASKASDFVNGHVLYVDGGILAYIGKQP
- a CDS encoding rhomboid family intramembrane serine protease; translation: MKTTNLINRRFRDATYKNYSLKLVVINVLVYLLTAFVYPRSTYYLAMIPSFVLGGYLWQPFTYMFVHGGFSHLLFNMLSLFIFGSMVEKRIGSKEFLLFYLLTGVFSGIVSFISYYLAGTNVILVGASGAIYGVLLMFAVFYPYSVIFVFGFIPVRAPILVILYAVIELSSHVFGRGGNVAHLTHLSGLVFGYLYCRIRMRINPIEVFRRTL
- a CDS encoding GntR family transcriptional regulator; the protein is MPETAQNGTNLDIFSSLKHELLDLTIKPGEQILESAVCERFGSSRPPVRAAFQRLADLGLVDILPYKGVYASLLDLDYIHQMIHMRTKVEGQILVDFINSKPDAFLLEELEHNIRKQQIYISQNDVNINEFYSLDSEMHAFWFAACKCSGIWNLIQQQEIHYTRFRMLDFVATQKYEQIVGNHLELLEEIKAGRTESIDLILGKHLNGGLRRMGEKVLKEYGQYFKPPQDQAFWMEYTKQYFS
- a CDS encoding ankyrin repeat domain-containing protein, with the translated sequence MAKREEALNRKLLAAAVSATKVKEIKSLLDQGADIHTQNEWGLTPIMLAAQYNPSVNVMKALLEAGADIQEAEPKYRSNALHLAANKSTSPKIIEELLEAGADLNARNYLGETALIMAVNTNPETRVISALLKAGADINARDYQGHSVLEYAKAAKRTYIVNQLKKMGAN